The sequence AGATGTTAcacatcaataaatattagatacaagataattaaataaataattcattaatatgcAGAAAAAATCTGCCTTACATGTACTTTCATCCATTTTAGATATTTCAATTTGGTTGCCTTTCGTGTCCATTCTCGGTGTTGATACTTTTCCCATAGTCCactaaaaagatttattattaaaatcaaagattttaataaaaacttaatttaaaaaaacattataaatgatttttttttttaattaatttatttttgtctttatgtAAGCTTACCTCATAACCACGTGATTTACCAGTCTGTAAAGataacattagcattagcattagcagcctgtaaattttcccactgctgggctaaaggcctcctctccctttgaggagaaggtttggagcatattccaccacgctgctccaatgcgggttggcggaatacacatgtggcagaatttggttgaaattagactcatgcaggtttcctcacgatgatttccctcaccgccgagcacgagatgaattataaacacgagaGAAATATTATCCCATAAGCATAAAGAGAACGCATAATGTAGCCTAGTTAATTCGGCATATTTTGCCTCATGTTGCCGAAATGGCTATGAGACTAGAACACCAAAATCCTAATCAAAAAAGTGGATTCAAAAATTAACCTTAAGCaccataaattttaatgttatttttaattaatatatctatttgcgggttaccaaaaaaatataacattatttttcaattttgtctCTCTTGGGCAAGGGTGTCTTCGAAACTGCAAAACTTATATGTTTTATCTTGGCGAAAACATCGACAGGACACATATTACTATACAGACTACAGACTAGCTGCCTGACGAAAATCTACCCCCTGCgtttccaccaactcgcattggatcAGCATGGTAAAAATAACCTTAGATTCCTCcccaaaaaagtataaattatttgaccAGTACTGGGACATCAACAGACTGTTACTTATATACTATTCAATTTACTAACCTCCGCGGTGTATCGACTGggctgtaacaaatatatatgtttttaatagcCTAATCattgtatacaattaaacaatttaaaaacgaaaaatataccTCGTCCCCTCTTGATTTGCCAGTCTgaaagaattaataatttaagtcatATATTATAGTgaacaataattatgtaattttattaaaacatacctCAAACGCTTCTGAGTCGATtccctgaaaataaaaaaaatacatataatacaagtactaaaaaatacatttatatctataaatatctgGTATAAGATAATtgtttggtatatattttacctCTGTGAAACCAGAAAGATCCAAATCAAGGCactgtaataatataacaaaattattagtaCTCACAATATTCAGATCAAAATATCAGATAACAGTTTTTCTCACCATTTCATCCAGTTCCTTATTGGCTGCCTTAATAGCTGCATGctgaaaacataaaatgaagTAGGTACTTAATCAAACACTTTGTCATTTAGTAGTTTTTCTGAGATtccttttttgtataaatatacttagatcaagaataaaaaaaactgggTGTATATGATTAAAtagtttgatttatataattaattttatattcgataTTGTTCattattgaagaagtgaagcaATCATACATTTTAACCAATAATGCAaactttatgaaaaatatattccaaatttaacgCAGTTGAAGCTGTGGGAACAGCTTGTATTGAATGTATGATTGAATTTCAAGGTTGAAACTATGTTAGGTCTCTCTTCTTTAAGGTAACTCTACTCTTATTTATCCGATTActctttaaaatcattttaagatatataatatatatgattattacttTACTCACAGCATTAGCTATATCACATTTTTGTTCACACGTTAGATCCAAGTCATCGTAAGCAGCCAACATTTGTTCAAATTCTCCTATCTTGCGTTTCAATCGAGCGATCTCTGCATTCTTGGATGTCATTAGAGTATTGACAATCACGTCGGTCGGTATATATTTGGGTCGATGCGTTTCATTATTCCTTTTAATGATCTCGACTAAGTGTTCTGTTTTGTCTGAACAAAAGTGAGACCAGGCTCTCGCGTCCGTGCATGATGAGTAGGCCTTCAGTTTACCTTCATTTCGTGCCGGAAGGTCGAATAGATCATATTCATTAAATACGCGTTCTCTTTTAGTTATAAATGACATTGCCGAAAACTTTGTTCacagtaagtaaatataatttgtttaaacatatAGGCGTTTCTAGTTTTTACGTTTTGTAGTTATCAGTTATCATTTTACGCATAATAACattgtattcaaaaatattttgcaacctTATTACGTACGGTGAaatgtaaataagaaatatataaaatatctattattaattgTCATCAGTAATCAGGACGGAATGGTGACTTATAATTATAGAAtgtcaaatttgaattaatgtacttttttattgtcactataaaaaggttttatgatTTTACTCATTGAGACATTATATAGATACGTTAATATATATACGGATAATACAGAGAATATTTATGCTTAGGATCGGATTTGCGATTCAATTAagaaatgctgctagtattaatttttatttgtataccattaaggccttaatgaaCATAAATTTCTATAAAGTTAAGAAGTCACTAGTGACATAAGTCAATCTCGAGActcaaaattataaagtatattataaagtaaattctaaatatgttaaatattagatttaagtgtatttatagcaattttgttttgttcaatgtttaatcataataaattaaaactgttaGCACGTAACGAAggcaaaattaaatcttatgaGTCATGCTTTGATATTAGAGCATGGAGTCATGATACTGATACTCGAGTTAGGTACCTTAGGGATTGGATGAAGTCTGATATGCCGATTTGTGTAATTCCTGTTTCCATGGTAACTAGCTCTCTAAGAATGATGACTTGGAGACGACGGGggaaggtattttttatattattttcttttatgtatgcattttatgaattttgtttatagttGTACCTTACAGCTTGGAGATACTTAAAATGATGTTTTCAGGTTATCCCAAGATGTCACCCGGATTGTAAGTCTAAAGTGGTTCTTGATAGCATCTGCAACTCTTGTCATGtcattaaaaactgttttaaggACGAcgaaatttttcaaaaatattttgatgaggTTAGTtattattaccaatatttaaaaaaatatatttttaaaatgatttagaaCATATTAATTCAAACTTTCATAGGAGGAATTCGAAACGACTCACTGGCCTTGCGAACGATGTTTGGAAGCTCTAAAgagtataaaaatgttttggagGATAATTTTGGaaagagtatttaaaataaagtttcctaaAAACACTGAAAGCGATGAAAGCCAATATAGCAACGAAAGTGTGAAAAGTATCGCTAAAATATGGCAACAGGAAGTTGTAGAACAGGCACTTTTTGTGAAGAGCTTAACGCCTTTTATAAAAGAACAGCTCAGCCTAAATTCTTTGACACCACGCTCAAAACATAGAAGCGATGAAACTTCATCACACAAGATTACTAAAAAAGACGCCTCTACGGTTACTAAttgtataacatattattatggtGTAAGCAAACGAAACTCGGCaactttatgtaaaaaattaagcaGATGTACTTCATTTAAATACAAGACAGTTGACGTCGGCTGTGGTGTTGATGGCGTAAATAAGGAAgaaaacgttttatataaatacagctTAGATTATTTGCAACAACGATTCAATCAACAAAGCGATGAATTAAGACAATTGAAAAGGGAGAATATTTCACTGAAACTTGAACTTCGTAATATGCGTAAAAATGTTGTACCATCTTATACACCCATATTCGTTACTGATAGTAATGCTGTAGTGCCTAAGCCTTATGAATCCAATTTCGACGATATTGACACTGAACCTGTCAAAAATATTGAATCAGAAATGATTATAACTATgaaaaattgcaaaaataagGTAATCTGTGTTATTGATATTGCTACTCAATTTGTTTAGTACTTCTCTTTTCTTCTATTTTGTTAATtagttcaagtttttttttttaaatgcatgcttagttatttagttattataaataaagtaaatgtcaCACAAATTTCAAACATACGAGTTAAAGAACATTTTAGGAAAGAGGTTATAACTTGGGCAGTAAcccatataaacaaaaaaactgtACTTTTCTGCAGTTGAACTTGTACCTTCGATTAGGAAGCACATATTCTAATCACCAGGCTGCCTCAGTTTATTAGGTgtctttgttaatatttaatatttccatcCTATAAAAAAACTTCTATTTTTCTGCGGCATTTTTTTGATCGAGCTGATAATAGTTGGGGTTTTCCGTCgacaaattctcagtagcagcccggAGTCTAGAAGTTGGAAGGGTGAACACTCTTTTCCGTTGGAAAGAATGCAAAGCGATTTTACCTGAGCTTATCCTTCTTGCGGTCGTTTTTGATTTGAAGGAATAAAGATTACAATCGTTTACGGACATACATGTGCACTAGAATATGTAGCACGCAGATGGCTAGTATTCGTTGATAAATGACCGATGTGACTGAAGTtattcacaaaaacaataacatacgTTATGACGATATTTGCCTCTCTTATTTTAAAcagaattacttatataatactatatatccAAGGTGTAGAGggatttaatatatgtatatgcattatattccttatattaaatatttctttttttttcttaaattatctaTCTAAATCGATCGCTATAAAAGATCGCTGTTTTCTTTGCATCCAAGAACCGttgaatattttgacatgaaatttGTACCGATATATTCAGCGTGTTTCGGAGGTTTTTGGCTAAACATTaacttagaatataattaaacgtataACTTAGCTACAGAAACGTGTGGTATAGGGTCTTCTAGCATATAAGAGGTAACGACTCTACCCCATATAGGGGCTCTTTCAAAATCTTTACGTATATGTTATTACtgctcattaaaataattattacaaagaattacaatttaatattattatttttaaagaattacagACACGTGTCAATGCTGCAAGTACTACATAAAACAAATGACGTAATAGCAAACGAAACCTTAAATGATAATCATCACCTCAGGAAGAAAGAAGATCCTATTGAAGTTTTGACAAAAGGTGACGAAAAATTTTAAcccaaatattaattgaatatagaCACACATTAGACTATACGAATAGATAGTGTTTCTGTATATCTGTcgatctgtctgttgctctttcaaggccaaaccactgaacctaaTTTgagaaaattgtatataaagcaagcttgaaatcCAAGATTAATCGATAAATCcgctaaaacgcgagcgaagccgcgacgaatagttatatatatcatGTTATTTTTTCAGTGCATGATACATTTGGTGCTATCGTAAAAAGAGAGCTTACAATAGCAAATAAGAAGAAATCACAAAGAAAAGATGTAAATATTGATGCTTATCACagattatatactaataaaaatgacaAGACTGTATCTGCAAGGTCATCATATTCCACTCTTTCCGATGCGATTTTTGTAAGTTTTCCATCACCAAccgttaatatttaagtaacctTAAGTCATCAAGTCAGAAGCATTTTTGTATAAGACTAGTATTAATCAAGCATtgtatttcgtttatttaaactttGCCGTCTACTTGATCAGCTTAGCATGAAGGTTGAATAGCGAACAATGAAATTGCTTGTACTTTTATTGACTaaagattaaacaaaataataaattctagtAGTACTAAGTCAATCTCctttttttgatgaaattttaaatattaaaagacattGTCTTTCTTaagttacatataatttattattatctatttaaagaaaacaaaagcaattttttttttgttcaatttaagtaatgttttattgtCATCAACACCGAAATGATTTGCAAATTTCATCTCATTGGGTCGAGTGGAGTAGATTTAAATCCAGGGCAATTCTACTAACGCTAACAAATTATTCCTTTATCGTAATCGAATCAAAACATAATCTTGTCGTTCTGCTGTTTTCCTATTCTGACTTCTACTAACACAATGATCCAGTTGAGGATTATGGTCGAGGTGGTGGTGTTTGTGGTGTTGTGGTCGAAGTcggatcggaatataatcgaGATCGTATCAAAGCCAATATAATGTAGAATTGATACGATTAAGTTGAGTCTATTTTTTTAGGAATAGTCGAAGTTgatttaagaaaaagaaaaaaaaaaccgtgtaattaattttattttcaggtcTCAACAACAGACGTTTTATGAAATGGAAAGCAATTGAAATTGTTGTAAATTTGTGTGTTTGGATGTAATAAACATAATGTGGtccaattttttattatcattaaaagaaaatcagGCGAAACGAGACATAATCTTCATCATACGTCTATACAGAAGTTTGTCGGCGTCGATTGCGAATATGAAGTCTAAATGATTGAATTTATTGAGTGGTACTCTGTATTTTCCGACCACCGAGTCTATTCctagtaataatttatctatgtCATTCGAACTCGATAGCCAATCATTATCGCCATAGTGTAGATAAATGGGTGCGGTTATTGCACTTAAATTATACGCTGGTGGTGTAAAAGTAccatatattagtttattagaTATCCAACCATGGTCGAAATTGGTGAACTGCTTCGATTTGTACAGTTGACCGAAATGGATCATTTGTCTCGTCGACGCACCGGCTGGTGTGTGGCCTAGGACCACTGGAAGCATCGTCTGGAATAAAAACTTATACTTATAGATTTATGATTTAGTTACAAgtttttgaatgtatttttttaacttaaagatTAGTAAAATTTCTCCTCTTAC comes from Vanessa atalanta chromosome 3, ilVanAtal1.2, whole genome shotgun sequence and encodes:
- the LOC125077083 gene encoding uncharacterized protein LOC125077083 codes for the protein CSMFNHNKLKLLARNEGKIKSYESCFDIRAWSHDTDTRVRYLRDWMKSDMPICVIPVSMVTSSLRMMTWRRRGKVIPRCHPDCKSKVVLDSICNSCHVIKNCFKDDEIFQKYFDEEEFETTHWPCERCLEALKSIKMFWRIILERVFKIKFPKNTESDESQYSNESVKSIAKIWQQEVVEQALFVKSLTPFIKEQLSLNSLTPRSKHRSDETSSHKITKKDASTVTNCITYYYGVSKRNSATLCKKLSRCTSFKYKTVDVGCGVDGVNKEENVLYKYSLDYLQQRFNQQSDELRQLKRENISLKLELRNMRKNVVPSYTPIFVTDSNAVVPKPYESNFDDIDTEPVKNIESEMIITMKNCKNKNYRHVSMLQVLHKTNDVIANETLNDNHHLRKKEDPIEVLTKVHDTFGAIVKRELTIANKKKSQRKDVNIDAYHRLYTNKNDKTVSARSSYSTLSDAIFVSTTDVL